From the Saccharomonospora marina XMU15 genome, the window TGTACGGTGTGGCCGACATTGCGTCTGCACTGAGGGGGTACTGATGAAGTTGAGAAATGTCGAAGACATGATGGAGCGGCTGGGCCGTTCGGGCGTGACGGTCATCGTGAAGGTCGACCACGAGAGAGCATCCGACGGTGATGAACCCTGGACGGTGGTGTTGTCTGGTCCGGGGGTTGGAGATCAGGGCTTCATTCGGGCAGAGGGTGTGAGCCTCGTCGGCTGCCTGGATCAGGTCTTCCAGCGCCTGCGGGCGCGTGGCGACCAGTGGAGCTGGTTGGCGGATATCGACGTTAATCGGAATTGAGCTCTTTTCGTGCGCCCAGCAGAACGGGAGGTTGACCGTGTAGGAGGTTGATGTTCGTTCGCCAGCTCGTCGTCGCTTGCCGGTGTGGGTCCGGTCCGGGTAGCTGTCGATCTCGATCCGGTCGTCCTGATCCAGATACCGCGAGCTGATCGGCTTCTCGATGAAGGTCACCCGGCCAGCGTCGACGAACCACACCGACCCGCAGCTCAGCGACACACCCACCTGCCTGGCGGCCGCCGAGCCCGACGTCCCTGTCCTGATCAACTCAAAGTGGCGACGCTTGACCTCCGTAGGCATCTTGTTCGGCGCGTATCTCGGCATGCGAACCCCCATCTGTCAGGATTCGCAACGACCACTGGAAACCGCCCGACCTCGAAGAGCCAGGACTTCCAAGCGATCGCACTCCCGGGCGGCGGCTACCGGCTGCAGTTCTTCTCGCCTGCGGACAATCCAGGCTACGGCAAGCTCTACGTCCAAGAGATCGATCGCACCGGGGAGGTGCTTCGCGAGCACCGGAATACGATGGGTCTCGATGGCCAACTCGGGACCGAGTGGGTGCGTGGTGGACCGTAAGCTCTCCGAGGCGCTGCGGCGCGCGCTGGAAGGTGACGCGAACGCCCTCGTCGACATCTCGACAGCTGATCACCTCTCGGTACGAGAAGCCGCGAGATCGATCGGAGCACCGTTGATTGTCACGCGAGTCGCCGCAGTCAGCATCCTGCGGGGTCTGATCGACGGCCGATTCTCACCCGCGGCTGCCCAGGCTTGGGCGTCATTCGTGCGGCGCGGTTTCGTTGAAGGCACCGGGGCGGTCCGATCCGGCCAATTGATATCGAGTTCGAGGACGCCTGGGAGGATGCGATCTCTGCCGCTGTCTCAAGGCTGGACGAGATTGGCGACATGATCGACGGTGAAGTCACCACCGGTGAAGCGCTCGACCTGCTGCAGCTCCTCGGGGAACCATGAACCGAGTCGTCTCCACCATCGTCGACTTTGATCGGGAATGTCCGCGATCTTCGTGCGTGGTGGGTCACCTTGCTAACGGCGTGAAGTTCGACCGCTTCGCGAACGAGATACTCGAGGAGGCGAAGGTCCTGGCTAACGCGATGGGTCTATGACGGGTTCGACCGGGTCGCCACGCATCACAAGCGCACCGATGCGGGCGGCATCGAGACGAGCACCTACACCTACGATCCGCTGGACCGGACGGGGTCGAAGACCAGCGGGACTGAGACGACCGACTTCGCCTACCTCGGCCTGACCGACAAGGTTATCACCGAAGAAATTTCTGGGCAGGTTCAGCGTTCGTATGCCTACGACGCCTGGGGCGGGCGGCTGTCGCAGTTGAAGCATGACACCGACGGCACCGGCCCGGAAACCGATGAGCGGTCGTTCTACGGCTTCAACCCGCACACCGATGTCGAAACGTTGACCAAGCCCAACGGTGACACGCGGGCCACCTACGGCTACACCGCCTACGGCAAGGACGACGAGGAAGCGTTCACCGGGATCGATAAGCCGGATGCGCAGAACCCGGGCCGGGAGCCCTACAACGTCTACCGGTTCAACGGCAAACGCTGGGACCCCCACTCCGGTAGCTACGACATGGGGTTTCGGGACTACAACCCCGGCCTGAACCGCTTCCTCACCCGCGACACCTACACCAGCGCCCTGGCCGACCTCAACCTGGCCACCGACCCCTACACCGGCAACCGCTACGCCTTCGCGGGCGGCAACCCCATCACCCGCATCGAAATCGACGGGCATATCAGCTGCACCGCACCCGACGGCATCGACTGCGGCATGCAGGACCGCACCAGCTGGAGCAACTTCTACGGGGATGCCGGCAGCTCAGAAACTGCGATGCCTGTGCAAGCGGAACGAGTCCACGCCGATGATAGCGATATTTTTGCGGACATGGCCGACGCTCTGTCGGATGCGTTTAGTTTCCCCGACTACGATGACTATGATGACTTCATCGCAGGTGTGGCTCGGGATGCGGGTATCGATGCGAGGCTGCTACGAGGGATCGTCCAACGCGAGAGTCATCTTCGAGGGTTCTGGTTCAATGGACTTGAGAATGAACTGTACGTGCTAGACTCCTTCGGCCTGTACTCGAAGGCCACCATCGGTATGACACAGATCAACGAGGAAGTGTTTGATCAGACTATCCAAAAGCATCCTGAAGTATTTCGCGGTGTTGATGATTGGGGTGAACTTCTCGGTAATGACAAGCTCTCGATAATGGTCACCGCATACCATCTCAGTGACTTGCAGAGAGAGCTACCATTGGGTGGTGGTAGGACGACGTATGGTGACCATACAAGAGAGGAACTCTTGGCATATGGCTACAATGCTGGAGTAGACAACATGAAAGATGTAGTTAGAGCGTGTCTCGTTTGGTTTTTTGTCGTTGGGCTGTCATGATCTTGTGCTGTGATCGACTCGCTGTCGCAACGGTTGGTGCCCGACGAACTGTGGGCGTTGGTGGAACCGCTGATTCCACCGGCGAAGGAGCGTCCGCAGGGTGGCGGCCGGGCGCGGACGGATCCGCGGGCGGTGTTCACGGCCATCGTGTTCGTTTTGACCAGCGGTTGTGCGTGGCGACACCTGCCGCCGTCGTTCGGGGTGTCGGTACCCACGGCGCATCGGACGTTCACCAAGTGGACCGAGGTCGGGTTGTGGAGGCAGGTGCACCAGGCGGTGCTGGACGAACTGGGTGGCCAAGGGCTGATCGACTGGTCGCGCGCGGTCCTGGACGGAGCATCCGTCAGGGCCAAAAGGGGGGCGGCCTGACCGGTCCGAGCCCGGTCGATCGCGGCAAGCCCGGCTCGAAGATCCACGTGCTGTCCGACCGGGCCGGCATGCCCTTGACGGTCGGGATCTCCGCAGCCAACACCCACGACAGCCACGCGCTCAAGCCACTGGTCAACGCGCTGCCCGCAATCCGATCCCGCCGGGGACTCCGGCGCCGGAAACCGGCCAAACTGCACGCGGACAAGGCCTACGACATCCCCCAGTTGCGTGTCTGGCTACGTCGCCGCGGCATCATCCCGCGTATCGCCCGCAAGGGCATCGACAACAGCGAGAAACTCGGCAAACACCGGTGGGTGATCGAACGGTCCATCGCCTGGCTCACCGGCTACCGGCGACTGACCCTCCGCTACGAACACAAACCCAGCCACTACCTCGCCTTCCTCACACTGGCCGCCACCCTCACCTGCTACAAGAAACTCACCAAATGAGACAAGCTCTTAATGGTAGAGTCGCGGCAAGCGACGGGATAACCTCGTATGTGCGCTCCGTGCGCACCAATATGGCACAGGCGACAGCAGTATATTGTTTCGATGCGTGGCGGTGCTACAGATGACACAGGCTCGACTGCGCTCCCTCCTGCTTTGGCTCGTCGTTGCAGCGGTCGTCGGTGCCCTTGGTGGATGCTCGAAGTTTCCCGAGGAGCAGGAGAATAACGCGGAACTGTCCGATCAAATAAGGACCGACTACGGATTCCGCCTGATTGGTAGAAATGAGTACAAGGCGCTATTGGAGAACTATTTTCTCGGATCCCGTGGTGACGTGGATCCGGAAGCAGTATTCTCGATTCCGAATATTTCCTGGGAGCGCCGTCCGGGGCGATATTCCACGTTGGATGAACACTCAGAAACAGTAGCCGTCGGTAGGGTCGATCTACGAGAGAATGTGCCGTGCCGTGTTCGGATTGAAACGCAGACTCGACCGTTGCCTAGTGTTGATTTTATTTCAAAAGAGCAACGAGAAGAGGTTTCGACTGGAAAGTCGGTACTGTATGTTGCGACGGTGGGATGTCATCCGTTCGGGCTTACGAGTTAGAGCGTGTCTCGTTTGGTTCTTTGTCGTTGGGCTGTCATGATCTTGTGCTGTGATCGACTCGCTGTCGCAACGGTTGGTGCCCGACGAACTGTGGGTGTTGGTGGAACCGCTGATTCCACCGGCGAAGGAGCGTCCGCAGGGTGGCGGCCGGGCGCGGACGGATCCGCGGGCGGTGTTCACGGCCATCGTGTTCGTTTTGACCAGCGGTTGTGCGTGGCGACACCTGCCGCCGTCGTTCGGGGTGTCGGTACCCACGGCGCATCGGACGTTCACCAAGTGGACCGAGGTCGGGTTGTGGAGGCAGGTGCACCAGGCGGTGCTGGACGAACTGGGTGGCCAAGGGCTGATCGACTGGTCGCGCGCGGTCCTGGACGGAGCATCCGTCAGGGCCAAAAGGGGGGCGGCCTGACCG encodes:
- a CDS encoding RHS repeat-associated core domain-containing protein, with amino-acid sequence MKHDTDGTGPETDERSFYGFNPHTDVETLTKPNGDTRATYGYTAYGKDDEEAFTGIDKPDAQNPGREPYNVYRFNGKRWDPHSGSYDMGFRDYNPGLNRFLTRDTYTSALADLNLATDPYTGNRYAFAGGNPITRIEIDGHISCTAPDGIDCGMQDRTSWSNFYGDAGSSETAMPVQAERVHADDSDIFADMADALSDAFSFPDYDDYDDFIAGVARDAGIDARLLRGIVQRESHLRGFWFNGLENELYVLDSFGLYSKATIGMTQINEEVFDQTIQKHPEVFRGVDDWGELLGNDKLSIMVTAYHLSDLQRELPLGGGRTTYGDHTREELLAYGYNAGVDNMKDVVRACLVWFFVVGLS
- a CDS encoding IS5 family transposase (programmed frameshift), producing the protein MIDSLSQRLVPDELWALVEPLIPPAKERPQGGGRARTDPRAVFTAIVFVLTSGCAWRHLPPSFGVSVPTAHRTFTKWTEVGLWRQVHQAVLDELGGQGLIDWSRAVLDGASVRAKKGGGLTGPSPVDRGKPGSKIHVLSDRAGMPLTVGISAANTHDSHALKPLVNALPAIRSRRGLRRRKPAKLHADKAYDIPQLRVWLRRRGIIPRIARKGIDNSEKLGKHRWVIERSIAWLTGYRRLTLRYEHKPSHYLAFLTLAATLTCYKKLTK